The following coding sequences are from one Ctenopharyngodon idella isolate HZGC_01 chromosome 17, HZGC01, whole genome shotgun sequence window:
- the kcnk13a gene encoding potassium channel subfamily K member 13a: protein MACRGACCCGPVNEDNARFIMLLLLIILYLLCGAAVFSALEHPKEKQAKERWAQRFELFSQKYNLNKSDLEKFLRHYEEANMAGIRVDTLRPRWDFTGAFYFVGTVVSTIGFGMTTPATVGGKIFLIFYGLIGCAATILFFNLFLERIITVLAFVLKSCHEVQRRRKGVLPHDSRQNLSNARLNREDSLSGWKPSVYCVMLILCLAAIIISCCASAMYSSIEGWGYLDSLYFCFVAFSTIGFGDMVSSQRASYENQTIYRIVNFFFILMGVCCIYSLFNVISIVIKQVLNWLLKKLKIPCRHCPGRPLRPRRNAVMPGHLRTRVRNISIDTDAVNDSETDGRRMSGEMISMRDFLAANKVNLAIMQKQLSETANGHPRPGGSTNRHNGFSGGVGALGIMNNRLAETSADR from the exons ATGGCATGTAGAGGCGCGTGCTGTTGTGGTCCTGTTAATGAAGATAATGCCAGGTTCATAATGTTACTGCTCCTCATCATCCTATATCTCTTGTGCGGAGCCGCGGTGTTTTCAGCCCTGGAGCATCCCAAGGAGAAACAGGCGAAGGAAAGGTGGGCACAGAGGTTTGAGCTTTTCAGCCAAAAGTACAATCTCAACAAAAGTGATCTGGAGAAGTTCTTGAGACATTATGAAGAGGCGAACATGGCAGGAATACGGGTGGACACGCTCAGACCACGCTGGGATTTTACTGGAGCCTTTTATTTTGTCGGTACTGTCGTTTCCACCATCG GGTTTGGAATGACCACACCTGCCACAGTCGGTGGCAAAATCTTCCTGATCTTTTATGGCCTCATTGGCTGTGCagccacaattttatttttcaatctGTTCTTGGAAAGAATAATAACCGTGTTGGCTTTTGTGCTCAAGTCCTGCCATGAAGTTCAACGGCGACGCAAAGGAGTTTTACCTCACGACAGCAGACAAAACTTGAGCAATGCGAGGCTAAATCGTGAAGACAGTCTTTCAGGATGGAAGCCCTCTGTGTATTGTGTGATGCTAATTCTTTGCTTGGCAGCAATAATCATTTCTTGTTGTGCTTCGGCCATGTACTCCTCGATCGAGGGATGGGGATACTTGGATTCACTGTACTTCTGCTTTGTAGCATTCAGCACTATTGGTTTCGGGGATATGGTCAGCAGCCAGCGGGCCAGTTACGAGAACCAGACCATCTACCGAATCGTcaattttttcttcattttaatggGCGTTTGCTGCATTTACTCGCTATTCAATGTCATTTCCATTGTTATCAAACAGGTGCTCAACTGGCTCCTGAAAAAGCTTAAGATACCATGTCGTCACTGTCCCGGGAGGCCTCTCCGGCCCCGTAGGAATGCAGTCATGCCGGGCCATCTCCGAACACGTGTTCGCAACATATCCATAGACACGGATGCAGTGAATGATAGCGAGACGGATGGACGCAGGATGTCTGGAGAGATGATCTCCATGAGAGACTTCCTGGCGGCTAATAAGGTCAACTTGGCGATCATGCAGAAGCAACTGTCTGAGACTGCCAACGGCCATCCCCGGCCAGGCGGATCAACAAACAGGCACAATGGATTCTCTGGTGGGGTCGGAGCCCTGGGCATAATGAATAATAGGCTTGCAGAAACCAGTGCGGACAGATAA